A single genomic interval of Hevea brasiliensis isolate MT/VB/25A 57/8 chromosome 4, ASM3005281v1, whole genome shotgun sequence harbors:
- the LOC110673285 gene encoding acylamino-acid-releasing enzyme-like isoform X2 encodes MDASKDASPKELPLGLDASTEEEYASQSKLLQEFTSISSIDKAWTFKSNSGMGSQAMFSISQANLLANKRRKFILSAIISKESSSFVNFQWAQFPIEMGGVSTIVPSPSGSKLLVVRNPENESPTRFEIWSQGQVEKEFHIPQSVHGSVYTDGWFEGISWNSDETLVAYVAEEPSPSKPVFSDLGYKKCSASTDKDSGSWKGQGEWEEDWGETYAGKRQPALFVISISSGDVQPIKGIAKSLSVGQVVWAPSTEGSNQYLVFVGWSSDPRKLGIKYCYNRPCALYAVQAPVYKSEANAFEFKGSPIKGSCVLNLTQSISSAFYPLFSPDGSFLVFLSAKSSVDSGAHSATNSLHKIDWPVNGQLSAPAKIFDVIPVVQCSEDGCFPGLYCSEFLRNPWLSDGSTMILSSVWGSSQVLLSVNVLSGDVKCISPTDSKFSWNLHALDGDNIIAVSSSPVDLPGIRYGCLVEKATRNTTWNWLDILSPIFRCSEKVRSLLSSRQFDILKIPVKDVSSCLTKGSSKPFEAIFVSSNSKKNGVCDPLIVMLHGGPHSASLSSFSKSLAFLSSIGYSLLIVNYRGSIGFGEEALQSLPGKIGSQDVSDVLTAIDHVIDMGLASPSSIAVLGGSHGGFLTTHLIGQAPDKFVAAAARNPVCNLSSMVGTTDIPDWCYVETYGIDGKNKFTEAPSAEDLGLFHSKSPISHIGKVKTPTIFLIGAQDLRVPMSNVLQYARALKERGVEVKILMFPNDVHGIDRPQSDFESFLNIGVWFKKYCK; translated from the exons ATGGATGCTTCAAAAGATGCTTCGCCAAAGGAATTGCCACTGGGGTTGGATGCTAGTACTGAGGAAGAGTATGCTTCACAGTCCAAGCTGCTTCAAGAGTTCACAAGTATCTCCAGTATTGACAAGGCGTGGACTTTTAAGTCTAACAGCG GAATGGGCTCCCAGGCAATGTTTTCAATTAGCCAGGCAAATCTTTTGGCTAACAAAAGGAGGAAATTCATTCTATCAGCTATAATTTCAAAAGAAAGTAGCAGTTTTGTGAACTTTCAGTGGGCCCAGTTTCCAATTGAAATGGGAGGTGTGTCTACAATAGTTCCATCACCATCAGGTTCAAAGCTTCTTGTAGTTCGGAATCCTGAAAATGAATCTCCAACTCGATTTGAAATCTGGAGCCAAGGTCAGGTAGAAAAGGAATTCCACATCCCACAATCTGTTCATGGTTCAGTATATACTGATGGATG gtTTGAGGGAATATCTTGGAACTCTGATGAAACTCTCGTTGCTTATGTTGCTGAGGAACCATCTCCCTCCAAGCCTGTGTTCAGTGATCTGGGCTACAAAAAGTGCAGTGCTTCCACAGATAAGGACAGTGGTAGCTGGAAAGGTCAAGGGGAATGGGAGGAAGATTGGGGAGAGACCTATGCAGGGAAAAGGCAGCCTGCTCTCTTTGTCATTAGCATCAGCAG TGGAGACGTACAACCTATTAAAGGAATTGCAAAGTCTTTGAGTGTTGGACAAGTTGTGTGGGCTCCATCAACTGAAGGATCGAATCAGTATTTAGTTTTTGTGGGTTGGTCATCAGATCCAAGAAAGCTTGGCATAAAATACTGCTACAATAGGCCCTGTGCATTGTATGCAGTTCAAGCACCAGTTTATAAATCAGAGGCTAATGCATTTGAATTCAA AGGTAGTCCTATTAAAGGCTCATGTGTGCTCAACCTAACTCAAAGCATAAGTAGTGCCTTCTATCCATTGTTCAG TCCAGACGGAAGCTTCCTTGTGTTTTTGTCTGCCAAAAGTTCTGTAGATTCTGGTGCGCATTCAGCAACAAATTCACTTCACAAAATTGATTGGCCAGTTAATGGACAGTTGAGCGCACCTGCAAAAATTTTTGATGTG ATTCCTGTTGTGCAGTGCTCAGAGGATGGTTGTTTCCCTGGACTTTATTGTTCAGAATTCCTTAGGAATCCATGGCTTTCTGATGGATCCACTATGATTTTATCTTCAGTGTGGGGCAGCAGTCAAGTTTTACTTTCTGTGAATGTGTTAAG TGGGGATGTAAAATGCATTAGTCCTACTGACTCAAAGTTTTCTTGGAATCTTCATGCTCTGGATGGGGACAACATTATTGCTG TATCTAGCAGTCCAGTTGATTTGCCTGGGATCAGGTATGGTTGTCTTGTTGAAAAGGCAACTAGAAATACTACATGGAATTGGTTAGATATATTGAGCCCAATATTTAGATGCTCTGAGAAG GTGAGATCCTTGCTCTCTTCTCGGCAGTTTGATATACTGAAGATCCCAGTCAAGGATGTTTCCAGTTGCCTGACAAAAG GCTCTAGCAAACCTTTTGAAGCTATATTTGTGTCCTCCAATTCTAAGAAGAACGGTGTTTGTGATCCGCTAATAGTAATGCTTCATGGAGGCCCACATTCTGCATCATTGTCAAGCTTCTCAAAGTCTCTGGCATTTCTATCTTCAATTGGTTATAGCTTATTGATTGTAAATTACAG AGGTTCAATAGGATTTGGCGAGGAAGCATTGCAATCTCTTCCAGGAAAAATCGGATCCCAG GATGTTAGTGATGTACTCACTGCTATAGATCATGTCATTGACATGGGTCTTGCTAGCCCCTCTAGCATAGCTGTGCTTGGTGGTTCCCATGGTGGCTTTCTCACCACACACTTAATTGGCCAG GCACCTGATAAGTTTGTTGCAGCAGCTGCGAGAAATCCTGTCTGTAATCTTTCATCAATGGTTGGTACAACAGATATTCCTGATTGGTGCTATGTGGAAACTTATGGGATTGATGGGAAAAATAAATTCACGGAAGCACCTTCAGCTGAGGACCTGGGTCTATTTCACAGCAAGTCCCCTATATCACACATTGGAAAG GTCAAAACACCGACAATCTTTCTTATAGGTGCTCAGGATCTCCGCGTTCCAATGTCTAATGTGTTGCAA TATGCACGGGCACTGAAAGAGAGAGGAGTAGAGGTCAAAATCCTCATGTTTCCCAATGATGTTCATGGAATTGATAG ACCTCAGTCAGACTTTGAAAGCTTCCTCAACATAGGGGTGTGGTTCAAAAAATACTGTAAATGA
- the LOC110673285 gene encoding acylamino-acid-releasing enzyme-like isoform X1: MATRYLTANCMRSRNWPFCANFIPKLLPLFLSHHSLTVTAPLKAPIPFFTKISFAISAMDASKDASPKELPLGLDASTEEEYASQSKLLQEFTSISSIDKAWTFKSNSGMGSQAMFSISQANLLANKRRKFILSAIISKESSSFVNFQWAQFPIEMGGVSTIVPSPSGSKLLVVRNPENESPTRFEIWSQGQVEKEFHIPQSVHGSVYTDGWFEGISWNSDETLVAYVAEEPSPSKPVFSDLGYKKCSASTDKDSGSWKGQGEWEEDWGETYAGKRQPALFVISISSGDVQPIKGIAKSLSVGQVVWAPSTEGSNQYLVFVGWSSDPRKLGIKYCYNRPCALYAVQAPVYKSEANAFEFKGSPIKGSCVLNLTQSISSAFYPLFSPDGSFLVFLSAKSSVDSGAHSATNSLHKIDWPVNGQLSAPAKIFDVIPVVQCSEDGCFPGLYCSEFLRNPWLSDGSTMILSSVWGSSQVLLSVNVLSGDVKCISPTDSKFSWNLHALDGDNIIAVSSSPVDLPGIRYGCLVEKATRNTTWNWLDILSPIFRCSEKVRSLLSSRQFDILKIPVKDVSSCLTKGSSKPFEAIFVSSNSKKNGVCDPLIVMLHGGPHSASLSSFSKSLAFLSSIGYSLLIVNYRGSIGFGEEALQSLPGKIGSQDVSDVLTAIDHVIDMGLASPSSIAVLGGSHGGFLTTHLIGQAPDKFVAAAARNPVCNLSSMVGTTDIPDWCYVETYGIDGKNKFTEAPSAEDLGLFHSKSPISHIGKVKTPTIFLIGAQDLRVPMSNVLQYARALKERGVEVKILMFPNDVHGIDRPQSDFESFLNIGVWFKKYCK, from the exons ATGGCAACGCGATACCTGACGGCCAATTGCATGAGAAGCCGTAATTGGCCTTTCTGCGCGAATTTTATTCCGAAGTTGCTCCCTCTCTTTTTATCTCATCACTCCCTCACTGTCACTGCCCCGCTTAAAGCTCCCATTCCTTTCTTCAC TAAAATATCTTTTGCCATTTCAGCCATGGATGCTTCAAAAGATGCTTCGCCAAAGGAATTGCCACTGGGGTTGGATGCTAGTACTGAGGAAGAGTATGCTTCACAGTCCAAGCTGCTTCAAGAGTTCACAAGTATCTCCAGTATTGACAAGGCGTGGACTTTTAAGTCTAACAGCG GAATGGGCTCCCAGGCAATGTTTTCAATTAGCCAGGCAAATCTTTTGGCTAACAAAAGGAGGAAATTCATTCTATCAGCTATAATTTCAAAAGAAAGTAGCAGTTTTGTGAACTTTCAGTGGGCCCAGTTTCCAATTGAAATGGGAGGTGTGTCTACAATAGTTCCATCACCATCAGGTTCAAAGCTTCTTGTAGTTCGGAATCCTGAAAATGAATCTCCAACTCGATTTGAAATCTGGAGCCAAGGTCAGGTAGAAAAGGAATTCCACATCCCACAATCTGTTCATGGTTCAGTATATACTGATGGATG gtTTGAGGGAATATCTTGGAACTCTGATGAAACTCTCGTTGCTTATGTTGCTGAGGAACCATCTCCCTCCAAGCCTGTGTTCAGTGATCTGGGCTACAAAAAGTGCAGTGCTTCCACAGATAAGGACAGTGGTAGCTGGAAAGGTCAAGGGGAATGGGAGGAAGATTGGGGAGAGACCTATGCAGGGAAAAGGCAGCCTGCTCTCTTTGTCATTAGCATCAGCAG TGGAGACGTACAACCTATTAAAGGAATTGCAAAGTCTTTGAGTGTTGGACAAGTTGTGTGGGCTCCATCAACTGAAGGATCGAATCAGTATTTAGTTTTTGTGGGTTGGTCATCAGATCCAAGAAAGCTTGGCATAAAATACTGCTACAATAGGCCCTGTGCATTGTATGCAGTTCAAGCACCAGTTTATAAATCAGAGGCTAATGCATTTGAATTCAA AGGTAGTCCTATTAAAGGCTCATGTGTGCTCAACCTAACTCAAAGCATAAGTAGTGCCTTCTATCCATTGTTCAG TCCAGACGGAAGCTTCCTTGTGTTTTTGTCTGCCAAAAGTTCTGTAGATTCTGGTGCGCATTCAGCAACAAATTCACTTCACAAAATTGATTGGCCAGTTAATGGACAGTTGAGCGCACCTGCAAAAATTTTTGATGTG ATTCCTGTTGTGCAGTGCTCAGAGGATGGTTGTTTCCCTGGACTTTATTGTTCAGAATTCCTTAGGAATCCATGGCTTTCTGATGGATCCACTATGATTTTATCTTCAGTGTGGGGCAGCAGTCAAGTTTTACTTTCTGTGAATGTGTTAAG TGGGGATGTAAAATGCATTAGTCCTACTGACTCAAAGTTTTCTTGGAATCTTCATGCTCTGGATGGGGACAACATTATTGCTG TATCTAGCAGTCCAGTTGATTTGCCTGGGATCAGGTATGGTTGTCTTGTTGAAAAGGCAACTAGAAATACTACATGGAATTGGTTAGATATATTGAGCCCAATATTTAGATGCTCTGAGAAG GTGAGATCCTTGCTCTCTTCTCGGCAGTTTGATATACTGAAGATCCCAGTCAAGGATGTTTCCAGTTGCCTGACAAAAG GCTCTAGCAAACCTTTTGAAGCTATATTTGTGTCCTCCAATTCTAAGAAGAACGGTGTTTGTGATCCGCTAATAGTAATGCTTCATGGAGGCCCACATTCTGCATCATTGTCAAGCTTCTCAAAGTCTCTGGCATTTCTATCTTCAATTGGTTATAGCTTATTGATTGTAAATTACAG AGGTTCAATAGGATTTGGCGAGGAAGCATTGCAATCTCTTCCAGGAAAAATCGGATCCCAG GATGTTAGTGATGTACTCACTGCTATAGATCATGTCATTGACATGGGTCTTGCTAGCCCCTCTAGCATAGCTGTGCTTGGTGGTTCCCATGGTGGCTTTCTCACCACACACTTAATTGGCCAG GCACCTGATAAGTTTGTTGCAGCAGCTGCGAGAAATCCTGTCTGTAATCTTTCATCAATGGTTGGTACAACAGATATTCCTGATTGGTGCTATGTGGAAACTTATGGGATTGATGGGAAAAATAAATTCACGGAAGCACCTTCAGCTGAGGACCTGGGTCTATTTCACAGCAAGTCCCCTATATCACACATTGGAAAG GTCAAAACACCGACAATCTTTCTTATAGGTGCTCAGGATCTCCGCGTTCCAATGTCTAATGTGTTGCAA TATGCACGGGCACTGAAAGAGAGAGGAGTAGAGGTCAAAATCCTCATGTTTCCCAATGATGTTCATGGAATTGATAG ACCTCAGTCAGACTTTGAAAGCTTCCTCAACATAGGGGTGTGGTTCAAAAAATACTGTAAATGA